Proteins encoded within one genomic window of Ascaphus truei isolate aAscTru1 chromosome 8, aAscTru1.hap1, whole genome shotgun sequence:
- the ATN1 gene encoding LOW QUALITY PROTEIN: atrophin-1 (The sequence of the model RefSeq protein was modified relative to this genomic sequence to represent the inferred CDS: deleted 1 base in 1 codon) gives MFSESRGRNGGREPENMKTRQNKDSMSMRSGRKKESAGPREERRARGRASPGAISTSSSDSKSEKGRPSGKKGRLEDTVPKCSKRERMKDSSESEAEAGKTQKKTKMESPEVPRPPPDEESLDGQSGNEDGGSDPRDIDQDNRSTSPSLHSGDSESDASSAPSPKSFPSIYRGPATPQPPASPETAVLLPPSQAPHLAPQIESQASRAYLAPHLPQLYPSNGGIVKAGPPQPSQAKPPPTTPISGLNSPTTPAPAPASSSSGSYPHVSHNLPPPPALRPLNVSPGLPPQVGEKATQPLPPTPSTLRYPPYPGQYPSSYPHPYPPPGKYGQPQPGSHPSWGQGGHNYGRGGGGPYQQPPPQNGQGGGGHIPAGGFVPSHHRTNRSQSPPNNHPPHPLPTAGGIQSPAPQGSVLHPHGGASGGRGQSPNHPPNNTHHPNVLPNRGRSPTPQSSQPSIGPPQPGHPSPHIVPGGLLSPNPTPQSNTQLTPTGGGNGGGQSPAPLSAPHLLPPSSAGGNLGYTPQVEPQHPQASQPLYQPHTSPSMCHYPPGSQAYANYPFQGYKGAPAPPYKSGAPPPYKAGPFPASTPPPPPSQGYKEASLAAPAPAPLPAPLPAPPAPAPMQIKQEPPEECEVEGESPVPPNSSPSPPPKLVDTPSHASQSARFNKHLDRGYNSCCRTDLYFVPLEGSKLSKKRSEQVERARRESEQRAREERERERERERELERSTKLDSRSHDCPQLCPPPPSHHPSMAMPSPSSAPSRPPHFEPPGAVAAVPPYLGPDTPALRTLSEYARPHVLSPAGRAPQPHGHNPHHPFYLPLGDPLLAYNLPAVFSSDPSRAERELRERLKPGYEVKPGELDTLHPQPPPPHHSHPPQPPPSATGVPQQLGLHPAFPYHHGQHVHSHALERERLALAAGAAGGGPGGAPGGVVAAGGGRGELSYAERLAAERQHAERVAALSGDPLTRLQMLNVTPHHHQHSHIHSHLHLHQQDAIHAASAGVHPLMDPLASGSHLTRIPYPAAALPNTLIPHPLHDSEVLRQQIFASPYRDLPSSLSAPLSAAHQLQAMHAQSAELQRLALEQQHWLQAHHPLQGVPLPGQEDYYSHLKKETDKSL, from the exons ATGTCGATGCGGAgtgggaggaagaaggagagcgCAGGCCCGCGGGAGGAGCGCAGGGCGAGAGGGCGAGCGTCACCCGGGGCCATCAGCACCTCCAGCAGTGACAGCAAGAGTGAAAAGGGCAGGCCGAGcggcaag aaggGGCGGTTGGAGGACACTGTCCCTAAGTGCAGTAAGCGCGAGCGAATGAAGGATTCCTCGGAGAGCGAGGCGGAGGCTGGGAAAACCCAGAAGAAAACCAAGATGGAG tctcctGAGGTCCCTCGACCCCCTCCGGATGAGGAAAGTCTGGACGGTCAAAGCGGTAATGAGGACGGAGGGAGCGACCCACGTGACATTGACCAGGACAATCGCAGCACGTCCCCGAGCCTGCACAGCGGGGACAGCGAGAGTGACgcctcctctgccccctcccccaaatCATTCCCCTCCATATACCGGGGCCCCGCCACACCTCAACCCCCGGCCTCCCCTGAGACCGCAGTTCTGCTGCCTCCATCCCAGGCTCCCCATCTAGCCCCACAAATTGAGTCCCAGGCTTCTCGGGCCTACCTGGCCCCTCACCTCCCGCAGCTGTATCCTAGCAACGGTGGCATTGTCAAGGCTGGACCTCCACAGCCTTCTCAGGCCaaacctccccccaccacccccatttcGGGTTTGAACTCTCCCACTACCCCGGCTCCTGCCCCCGCTAGTTCCTCCTCTGGATCCTACCCCCATGTATCCCacaacctgccccctccccctgctctgcgTCCCCTTAACGTCTCCCCGGGGCTTCCCCCCCAGGTGGGGGAGAAAGccacacaacctctcccccctaccccttcTACGCTCAGATACCCCCCTTACCCTGGGCAGTACCCATCCAGTTACCCACACCCTTACCCTCCCCCAGGCAAGTATGGGCAGCCGCAGCCTGGCTCTCACCCCTCCTGGGGGCAAGGAGGGCACAACTATGGCCGGGGAGGTGGGGGTCCATACCAACAGCCCCCACCCCAAAATGggcaagggggtggggggcatatCCCTGCTGGGGGATTTGTTCCCTCTCACCACAGGACCAACAGGTCCCAGTCCCCTCCCAAtaaccacccccctcacccactacccacggccgggggcatccagtctCCAGCGCCCCAAGGCAGCGTCCTGCACCCCCACGGGGGTGcatcaggggggagggggcagtctCCAAACCACCCCCCAAATAACACCCATCACCCTAATGTCCTGCCCAACAGGGGGCGCTCCCCCACCCCACAGAGCAGCCAGCCATCAATAGGTCCCCCCCAGCCTgggcacccctccccccacattgtACCCGGGGGGCTCCTCTCCCCAAATCCAACCCCTCAGAGCAACACTCAACTGACCCCCACGGGGGGTGGGAATGGTGGGGGGCAATCACCTGCACCCCTTAGTGCCCCTCACCTTCTGCCCCCATCCTCTGCAGGAGGGAATTTGGGGTACACCCCCCAGGTAGAGCCCCAGCACCCACAAGCCTCACAGCCCCTTTATCAgccccacacctccccctctatgTGTCACTACCCCCCCGGCTCTCAGGCCTACGCTAACTATCCCTTCCAGGGATACAAGGGGGCCCCCGCCCCGCCTTATAAAAGTGGAGCCCCACCCCCTTATAAGGCAGGGCctttccctgcctccacccccccaccacctccctcccaggggTATAAGGAGGCATCCCTTGCAGCACCTGCTCCCGCCCCCCTTCCTGCCCCCCTTCCTGCCCCCCCAGCTCCGGCTCCCATGCAGATAAAACAGGAGCCCCCCGAGGAGTGTGAGGTAGAGGGGGAGAGCCCGGTGCCCCCCAACAGCagtccctcacctccccccaaactCGTGGACACACCGAGTCATGCCAGCCAGTCTGCCAG GTTTAACAAGCACCTGGACCGGGGGTATAACTCCTGCTGTCGGACGGATCTGTATTTCGTGCCCCTCGAAGGCTCCAAACTCTCCAAAAAGCGCTCGGAGCAGGTGGAGAGAGCACGGAGAGAGAGCGAACAGAGAGCACGCGaggagcgtgagagagagcgcgagagggaGCGCGAGCTTGAGAGGAGTACG AAGCTGGATTCCCGCTCCCACGACTGCCCCCAgctctgccccccgcccccctcacacCACCCCTCCATGGCCATGCCctctccctcctcggccccctctcgc cccccccactTTGAGCCCCCTGGAGCTGTAGCTGCTGTCCCCCCCTACCTGGGGCCTGACACACCTGCCCTACGTACCCTGAGCGAGTACGCCCGTCCCCACGTCCTATCGCCCGCAGGGCGAGCCCCTCAACCACACGGGCACAACCCACACCACCCCTTCTACCTGCCTCTGGGGGACCCCCTCCTTGCCTACAACCTTCCCGCCGTGTTCAGCAGCGACCCCTCTCGAGCCGAGAGGGAGTTACGGGAGAGGCTGAAACCCGGGTATGAGGTGAAGCCGGGGGAGCTGGACACCCTgcacccccaacctccccctccccaccactctCACCCTCCACAGCCGCCCCCTTCGGCTACGGGAGTCCCCCAACAGCTGGGGCTGCACCCTGCCTTCCCCTATCACCACGGGCAGCACGTGCACTCCCACGccctggagagagagaggctggcgCTGGCAGCGGGGGCGGCAGGAGGAGGTCCTGGGGGTGCCCCGGGGGGGGTGGTGGCAGCTGGGGGGGGCCGCGGGGAGCTTTCCTACGCGGAGCGTCTGGCTGCAGAGCGGCAGCACGCGGAGAGGGTGGCAGCTCTGAGCGGAGACCCCCTGACAAGACTCCAGATGCTGAACGTGACGCCCCACCATcaccagcactcacacatccACTCACACCTACACCTGCACCAGCAGGATGCCATCCACGCAG CCTCTGCCGGCGTGCACCCCCTGATGGATCCGCTGGCATCGGGGTCCCACCTCACACGGATCCCATACCCTGCGGCTGCTCTGCCAAACACCCTGATCCCACACCCCCTGCACGACAGCGAGGTGCTTCGGCAGCAGATATTCG cctccccATACCGGGACCTCCCGTcctcgctctctgcccccctctcagcGGCTCACCAGCTGCAGGCCATGCACGCACAGTCTGCGGAGCTGCAGCGTCTCGCCCTGGAGCAGCAGCACTGGCTGCAAGCGCACCACCCCCTACAGGGCGTCCCCCTCCCCGGCCAGGAAGACTATTACAG TCATTTAAAGAAAGAAACAGACAAGTCCCTGTAA